One genomic segment of [Pasteurella] aerogenes includes these proteins:
- the polA gene encoding DNA polymerase I, whose protein sequence is MAQIAENPLVLVDGSSYLYRAFHAFPPLTNSLGEPTGAMYGVLNMLKSLIAQVQPTHIAVVFDAKGKTFRDEMFEQYKSHRPPMPDELRSQILPLHNIIKALGIPLLVVEGVEADDVIGTLALQASKNGQKVLISTGDKDMAQLVDDNIMLINTMNNTLLDRAGVIEKYGIPPELIIDYLALMGDSSDNIPGVAGVGEKTALGLLQGIGSMAEIYANLDKVADLPIRGAKKLGEKLQAAKADADLSYLLATIKTDVELALTPDQLILGQNDNDQLIEYFARYEFKRWLNEVMSGESSLTNGAEQRVKPTAYQATATLSQAEKVGKSAVKNVIKIDRSLYQQIDTQEKLVAWMNKINATKFIAIDTETDSLDPMVANLVGISLALENGEAGYIPLAHVREVSIEQSQGDLFAENKAVETSFERVLPQLMLADCVAQLKPLLEDPQIKKVGQNLKYDLTVLANHDVQLAGIAFDTMLESYVLNSTGRHNMDDLSERYLGHQTIAFETLAGKGKNQLTFDKIDLAQATEYAAEDADVTMKLHQTLWQELLQTPELVKLFNEIELPLVEVLSRIERNGVLIDSQTLLTQSEEIAQRLTALEQAVHQEAGEAFNLASTKQLQEILFEKLGLPVIAKTPKGAPSTNEEVLEELAQQGHLVPKLLMEHRGLAKLKSTYTDKLPQMINPHTGRVHTSYHQAVTITGRLSSSDPNLQNIPIRNEEGRRIRQAFVAPKDFLIVAADYSQIELRIMAHLSQDPNLIKAFAEGKDIHRSTAAEIFGLPLEEVSAEQRRGAKAINFGLIYGMSAFGLARQLGIGRNEAQQYMDLYFQRYPGVQRFMADIREKAKAQGYVETLFGRRLYLPEIHSSNAMRRKGAERVAINAPMQGTAADIIKRAMIALDSEIAPDPDIRMIMQVHDELVFEVRSKNVEKYRQLIKNIMENAAKLAVPLIVDVGVGDNWDEAH, encoded by the coding sequence ATGGCACAAATCGCTGAAAATCCGCTCGTCCTGGTGGACGGTTCTTCCTATTTATATCGCGCGTTTCATGCATTTCCTCCGCTGACCAATTCCCTTGGGGAGCCAACGGGCGCGATGTATGGCGTATTAAATATGCTGAAAAGTTTAATTGCGCAAGTTCAGCCGACGCATATTGCAGTCGTGTTTGATGCGAAAGGCAAAACCTTTCGTGATGAAATGTTTGAACAATATAAATCTCATCGTCCACCAATGCCGGATGAATTGCGGTCGCAAATTTTACCATTACACAATATTATCAAAGCCTTAGGTATTCCTTTATTGGTGGTGGAAGGTGTGGAGGCGGATGATGTTATCGGCACTTTGGCGCTACAGGCATCTAAGAATGGGCAAAAAGTACTCATAAGTACCGGCGATAAAGATATGGCGCAATTGGTGGATGACAATATTATGTTGATCAACACCATGAATAATACGCTGCTGGATCGTGCCGGAGTGATTGAAAAATATGGAATTCCACCAGAATTAATTATTGATTATTTAGCCTTGATGGGCGATAGCTCGGATAATATTCCGGGGGTTGCTGGCGTGGGTGAGAAAACTGCTTTAGGTTTATTACAAGGGATCGGCAGCATGGCGGAAATTTATGCTAATTTGGATAAAGTTGCCGATTTGCCTATTCGTGGTGCGAAAAAATTAGGCGAAAAATTGCAAGCTGCTAAAGCAGATGCGGATTTATCTTATTTGCTGGCGACAATTAAAACTGATGTAGAATTAGCCTTAACACCAGATCAATTGATCTTAGGGCAAAATGATAATGATCAATTGATTGAATATTTTGCGCGTTACGAATTCAAACGTTGGTTAAATGAAGTGATGAGTGGGGAAAGTTCGTTGACTAATGGTGCTGAACAACGGGTGAAACCTACCGCTTATCAGGCAACTGCGACCTTGTCGCAAGCGGAAAAGGTGGGCAAAAGTGCGGTCAAAAATGTGATAAAAATTGACCGCTCTTTATACCAACAAATTGATACTCAAGAAAAACTTGTCGCGTGGATGAATAAAATTAACGCAACGAAATTTATTGCGATTGATACGGAAACCGATTCTTTGGATCCGATGGTGGCGAATTTGGTTGGCATTTCGCTGGCCTTAGAAAATGGCGAAGCCGGTTATATTCCTTTGGCGCACGTGCGTGAAGTGAGTATCGAGCAGTCACAAGGCGATTTATTTGCCGAGAACAAGGCGGTAGAAACATCTTTTGAGCGTGTTTTGCCGCAACTTATGCTGGCAGATTGTGTCGCGCAATTAAAACCACTATTGGAAGATCCGCAGATTAAAAAAGTGGGGCAAAATTTAAAATATGATTTGACCGTATTAGCAAATCATGACGTGCAACTTGCCGGCATAGCATTTGATACTATGTTGGAATCTTACGTATTAAACAGCACGGGGCGGCATAATATGGACGATTTATCCGAACGCTATTTAGGGCATCAAACCATTGCCTTTGAAACCCTTGCCGGCAAAGGGAAAAATCAGCTTACCTTTGATAAAATCGATCTTGCTCAAGCGACGGAATATGCGGCAGAAGATGCGGATGTGACTATGAAATTACATCAAACTTTGTGGCAAGAGTTGTTGCAAACACCGGAATTAGTAAAATTATTCAATGAGATAGAATTGCCTTTAGTGGAGGTGTTATCTCGAATTGAGCGTAATGGCGTACTAATTGACAGTCAAACTTTATTGACACAATCGGAAGAAATTGCGCAAAGATTGACCGCACTTGAGCAGGCGGTGCATCAAGAAGCGGGTGAAGCCTTTAATTTGGCGTCCACGAAACAATTACAGGAAATTTTATTTGAAAAATTAGGCTTACCTGTAATTGCTAAAACGCCGAAAGGCGCACCTTCTACGAATGAAGAGGTGCTAGAAGAATTGGCGCAGCAAGGGCATTTGGTACCTAAATTGTTAATGGAACACCGCGGGCTTGCCAAGTTAAAATCCACTTACACGGATAAATTGCCACAAATGATCAATCCGCACACCGGACGGGTACATACCTCTTATCATCAAGCGGTGACTATTACTGGGCGGTTATCTTCCAGCGATCCGAATTTGCAAAATATCCCTATTCGTAACGAAGAAGGGCGGCGTATTCGCCAAGCCTTTGTTGCACCTAAAGATTTTTTGATTGTTGCCGCTGACTATTCGCAAATTGAGTTGCGTATCATGGCGCATTTATCACAAGATCCAAATTTGATCAAAGCCTTTGCGGAAGGTAAAGATATTCACCGTTCCACCGCAGCGGAAATTTTTGGTTTGCCGCTGGAGGAAGTCAGTGCGGAGCAACGTCGCGGCGCTAAAGCGATTAATTTTGGTTTGATTTATGGCATGAGTGCCTTTGGTTTGGCGCGTCAATTGGGCATTGGGCGAAATGAAGCGCAGCAATATATGGATTTGTATTTTCAGCGCTATCCGGGAGTGCAACGCTTTATGGCAGATATTCGCGAAAAAGCCAAAGCGCAGGGCTATGTGGAAACTTTGTTTGGGCGTCGTTTATATTTGCCAGAAATTCATTCTTCAAACGCTATGCGGCGCAAAGGTGCGGAGCGAGTGGCGATTAATGCGCCGATGCAAGGCACTGCAGCCGATATTATTAAACGTGCGATGATTGCGTTGGATAGTGAAATTGCGCCAGATCCCGATATTCGCATGATTATGCAAGTACATGATGAATTGGTGTTTGAAGTGCGGTCAAAAAATGTCGAGAAATATCGTCAATTGATCAAGAACATCATGGAAAATGCGGCGAAGCTGGCTGTTCCGTTAATTGTGGATGTTGGTGTTGGTGATAATTGGGATGAAGCGCACTAG
- the glyS gene encoding glycyl-tRNA synthase beta subunit, translating to MTTQNFLAEIGTEELPPKALKKLATAFAENVEAELNQAGLSFDKVEWFAAPRRLAVKVLGLATSQPSKEVEKRGPAVSAAFDAEGKPTKAAEGWAKGCGITVEQAERIATDKGEWLVHRAVIEGQPTKNLLVGMISNALAKLPIPKTMRWGDKTEQFVRPVHTVTLLLGDELIEGEILGIASGTTIRGHRFLGEREFQISHADQYPALLKEKGSVVADFNERKALILAKAQEKATTLGGVADIEEDLLDEVTSLVEYPNVLAAKFEERFLAVPAEALVYTMKGDQKYFPIYDKDGKLLPHFIFVSNINPEDPSKIIEGNEKVVRPRLTDAEFFFKTDLKQRLEDQLPRLETVLFQQQLGTLLDKTKRIQALAGEIASQIGADKAKAERAGLLSKCDLMTNMVFEFTDTQGVMGMHYARHDGEDEEVAVALNEQYMPRFAGDELPKSLVASSVALADKFDTLTGIFGIGQAPKGSADPFALRRAALGALRIIVEKNLPLDLAEIVKKSTALFGDKLTNANVVEDVVDFMLGRFRAWYQDEGIAVDVIQAVLARRPTRPADFDARVRAVSHFRTLDSAEALAAANKRVGNILAKAEGEISSEIDRTLLVEPEEKALAEQVIMLQAELAPLFAKGDYQTALVRLANLREVVDNFFDKVMVNAEEPKLRLNRLAILSRLQNLFLQVADISLLQ from the coding sequence ATGACAACACAAAACTTCCTCGCCGAGATCGGCACAGAAGAGTTGCCACCGAAGGCACTCAAAAAATTAGCGACTGCATTTGCGGAGAATGTTGAAGCGGAATTAAACCAAGCGGGTTTGAGCTTTGACAAAGTGGAATGGTTTGCAGCACCTCGCCGTTTAGCGGTGAAAGTATTGGGGCTTGCGACTAGTCAGCCAAGCAAAGAAGTGGAAAAACGTGGTCCGGCGGTGTCGGCTGCGTTTGATGCGGAAGGTAAGCCAACCAAAGCGGCGGAAGGCTGGGCGAAAGGCTGTGGTATTACCGTTGAGCAGGCGGAGCGTATTGCTACCGATAAAGGCGAATGGCTGGTTCACCGTGCGGTGATTGAAGGTCAGCCGACCAAAAACTTGTTAGTCGGTATGATTAGCAATGCGTTGGCGAAATTACCTATCCCGAAAACAATGCGTTGGGGCGATAAAACCGAGCAGTTCGTGCGTCCTGTTCACACGGTGACCTTATTGTTGGGCGATGAGCTGATTGAAGGCGAAATTTTAGGTATTGCAAGTGGCACGACTATTCGTGGTCACCGTTTCTTAGGCGAGCGTGAATTCCAAATTTCGCACGCCGATCAATACCCTGCGTTATTGAAAGAAAAAGGCTCAGTGGTTGCGGACTTCAACGAGCGTAAAGCGTTAATTCTTGCAAAAGCCCAAGAAAAAGCGACCACTTTAGGTGGCGTGGCGGACATCGAAGAAGATTTACTGGACGAAGTTACTTCATTGGTGGAATATCCGAACGTGTTAGCGGCGAAATTTGAAGAACGTTTCCTTGCTGTGCCTGCGGAAGCCTTAGTTTACACGATGAAAGGCGACCAAAAATACTTCCCGATCTATGATAAAGACGGCAAATTATTACCGCACTTTATCTTTGTGTCGAACATCAACCCTGAAGATCCAAGTAAAATCATCGAAGGGAACGAAAAAGTGGTTCGTCCACGTTTGACGGACGCAGAATTCTTCTTCAAAACTGACTTAAAACAGCGTTTAGAAGACCAGTTACCACGCCTTGAAACCGTGTTGTTCCAACAACAATTAGGCACGTTGTTAGACAAAACCAAACGTATTCAGGCGTTAGCAGGCGAAATTGCCAGCCAAATTGGTGCAGACAAAGCGAAAGCAGAACGTGCAGGCTTGCTGTCAAAATGTGACTTAATGACCAATATGGTGTTCGAGTTCACCGACACGCAAGGCGTAATGGGTATGCACTATGCTCGTCACGACGGTGAAGATGAAGAAGTGGCAGTCGCATTGAACGAGCAATATATGCCACGCTTTGCTGGCGATGAATTGCCGAAATCGTTGGTGGCAAGTTCTGTTGCGTTAGCAGATAAATTCGACACACTCACAGGGATTTTCGGTATCGGTCAAGCACCAAAAGGCAGTGCAGACCCATTCGCCCTACGTCGTGCGGCATTAGGGGCATTGCGTATTATCGTGGAGAAAAACTTACCACTTGATCTTGCAGAAATCGTGAAAAAATCGACCGCTCTTTTCGGCGATAAATTAACCAATGCGAATGTGGTTGAAGACGTGGTGGACTTTATGCTCGGTCGTTTCCGTGCGTGGTATCAAGATGAAGGCATTGCGGTGGACGTTATCCAAGCGGTACTTGCTCGCCGTCCAACTCGCCCGGCAGATTTTGATGCTCGTGTGCGTGCGGTGTCGCATTTCCGCACGTTAGACAGTGCAGAAGCATTGGCGGCAGCGAATAAACGTGTAGGCAATATTCTTGCTAAAGCGGAAGGTGAAATCTCATCAGAAATTGACCGCACTTTACTCGTAGAACCGGAAGAAAAAGCTCTTGCCGAACAAGTGATTATGTTACAAGCAGAGCTTGCACCATTATTTGCAAAAGGGGATTATCAAACAGCGTTAGTTCGTTTGGCAAATTTGCGTGAAGTAGTGGATAACTTCTTTGATAAAGTCATGGTGAATGCTGAAGAGCCGAAATTGCGCTTAAATCGTTTAGCAATTTTAAGCCGCTTACAAAACTTGTTCTTACAAGTGGCGGATATTTCGCTGTTGCAATAA
- a CDS encoding lipoprotein, whose product MKKCPNFPFLFYNAAMKKTLLILTALLALSGCGTVVKLIDPSEPYTTYAGTKYDLHMAKHWGLPILDVPLSFLLDTALLPYAWSNDN is encoded by the coding sequence ATGAAAAAATGCCCAAACTTTCCTTTCTTGTTCTATAATGCCGCTATGAAAAAAACATTATTAATTTTAACCGCACTTTTGGCGCTATCCGGCTGTGGAACCGTGGTCAAATTAATTGATCCGAGCGAGCCTTATACTACATATGCGGGAACAAAATACGATTTACACATGGCTAAGCATTGGGGCTTGCCGATTTTAGATGTGCCATTATCTTTTTTATTGGATACCGCGCTGTTACCCTATGCTTGGTCAAACGATAATTAG
- the nhaB gene encoding sodium/proton antiporter has translation MNYTQAFLKNFLGSSPDWYKLSIVAFLVINPILFFAISPFVAGWVLVAEFIFTLAMALKCYPLQPGGLLALEAVIIGMTHPEHVKAEIMANFEVILLLMFMVAGIYFMKQLLLFVFTKLLLQIRSKLVLSLSFCLSAAFLSAFLDALTVVAVIISVGMGFYGVYHKVASGKNFDDSDDINDDKYIVNRKETLEEFRAFLRSLMMHASVGTALGGVMTMVGEPQNLIIAEQAKWGFAEFFFRMSPVTVPVLICGVLTCVLVEKFHLFGYGAKLPRRVWGVLAKFDRSREEKMNKQERLKLIIQALVGIWLIIGLAFHLAAVGLIGLTIIIFCTSLCGVTSEHALGKAFQESLPFTALLVVFFSVVAVIIDQHLFAPIIHFVLSAAENVQLLLFYIFNGVLSAISDNVFVATVYINEAKAALAAGAISAHQFELLAVAINTGTNLPSVATPNGQAAFLFLLTSSLAPLIRLSYGRMVYMALPYTIVLSIIGLLSVEFILPFATEILASLGLIMPI, from the coding sequence ATGAATTATACTCAGGCATTTTTAAAAAATTTTCTTGGCTCAAGCCCAGATTGGTATAAATTATCTATTGTCGCATTTTTGGTTATTAACCCTATCTTGTTCTTTGCTATTAGTCCTTTTGTAGCGGGGTGGGTGTTAGTTGCCGAATTTATTTTTACGCTGGCAATGGCGTTAAAATGTTATCCGCTGCAACCCGGTGGATTGTTGGCATTGGAAGCAGTTATCATCGGCATGACCCACCCCGAACATGTTAAAGCGGAAATCATGGCAAACTTTGAAGTCATCTTATTATTGATGTTCATGGTTGCCGGTATTTACTTTATGAAGCAGTTATTGTTGTTTGTCTTTACTAAATTACTCTTACAAATTCGCTCAAAACTTGTATTATCCCTTTCTTTTTGCTTAAGTGCGGCATTTTTATCCGCCTTTTTAGATGCATTAACCGTTGTTGCGGTCATAATCAGTGTTGGAATGGGTTTTTACGGAGTTTATCATAAAGTGGCTTCTGGTAAGAACTTTGACGATTCTGATGATATTAATGATGATAAATACATCGTTAATCGCAAGGAGACCCTCGAAGAATTCCGCGCCTTTTTACGTAGTTTGATGATGCATGCATCGGTTGGGACAGCCTTGGGTGGTGTGATGACCATGGTGGGTGAACCGCAAAACCTAATTATTGCTGAACAAGCAAAATGGGGATTTGCAGAGTTCTTCTTTAGAATGTCGCCAGTAACGGTTCCTGTATTGATTTGCGGTGTGTTAACTTGTGTATTGGTGGAAAAATTCCACTTATTCGGTTATGGCGCCAAATTACCGCGTCGAGTATGGGGAGTGTTGGCAAAATTTGACCGTAGCCGCGAAGAAAAAATGAATAAACAAGAACGTTTAAAATTAATCATTCAGGCGCTGGTTGGTATTTGGTTAATTATCGGTTTAGCATTCCATTTGGCAGCAGTTGGTTTAATCGGATTAACAATTATCATTTTCTGTACCTCACTATGTGGCGTCACCAGTGAACACGCATTAGGTAAAGCATTCCAAGAATCCTTGCCTTTTACTGCGCTTTTGGTGGTCTTTTTCTCCGTAGTGGCGGTGATTATCGATCAACATTTATTTGCTCCGATTATCCACTTTGTGCTTTCTGCTGCAGAAAACGTACAATTACTGTTATTTTATATCTTTAATGGTGTGTTATCGGCAATTTCGGATAACGTTTTCGTTGCCACCGTTTATATTAACGAAGCCAAAGCAGCGTTGGCAGCTGGTGCGATTTCTGCCCATCAATTTGAATTGTTGGCAGTTGCAATTAACACCGGTACCAACTTACCATCTGTTGCCACCCCGAACGGACAAGCAGCGTTTTTATTCTTGCTTACTTCATCTTTAGCACCTCTCATTCGATTATCTTATGGTAGAATGGTGTACATGGCATTACCATACACTATCGTATTATCAATTATTGGTTTGCTTTCTGTTGAATTTATTTTACCATTTGCAACGGAGATCTTAGCCTCGCTAGGATTGATAATGCCGATATAA
- a CDS encoding glutathione S-transferase-like protein, with amino-acid sequence MKLWYSTTSSFARKAVATLKYHQLENQVEMLRITNSFDPDSPHNKDNPLGRIPALQMENGEWLFGSFLISQYLDEMGSQPTLFPKDEKRWRVLSLHALVEGILENTTPTIVTERRFRPENEWWKARHQQLMDRNIRSFKQLEEKLAEFGDELNISTLTAVCLIDWWQFRPDNTGYDLAKDFPNLTAWAAMMNEKYPFLKATQPTL; translated from the coding sequence ATGAAACTTTGGTATTCAACAACGAGTTCGTTCGCACGCAAAGCGGTAGCGACATTGAAATATCATCAACTGGAAAATCAAGTGGAGATGTTGCGGATTACCAACTCATTTGATCCCGACTCGCCACATAACAAAGATAATCCATTAGGGCGTATTCCTGCGTTACAAATGGAAAACGGTGAATGGCTGTTTGGGAGTTTTCTAATCAGCCAGTATTTAGATGAAATGGGTTCACAACCAACATTATTTCCAAAAGACGAAAAGCGTTGGCGTGTATTAAGTTTGCATGCATTGGTCGAAGGTATTTTGGAAAATACCACGCCAACCATTGTCACTGAACGCCGTTTTCGCCCAGAAAATGAGTGGTGGAAAGCTCGTCATCAGCAGTTGATGGATCGGAATATTCGTAGCTTTAAACAACTTGAAGAAAAGCTGGCAGAATTTGGCGATGAATTAAATATCAGCACATTAACCGCCGTTTGCTTAATTGATTGGTGGCAGTTCCGCCCAGATAATACAGGCTATGATTTAGCAAAAGATTTCCCAAATCTGACCGCTTGGGCGGCAATGATGAATGAAAAATACCCGTTTTTAAAAGCGACCCAACCAACCTTATAA
- the alsT gene encoding AGSC family amino acid:sodium (Na+) symporter AlsT, with translation MDSFVSLFENIITWIVNTVDQPLWDLTVIMLLVVGFFFTITTGLVQLRLLPRSLCEMWSGRKAEGESLTPFQAFTTGLASRVGVGNIGGVATAIALGGPGAVFWMWITAIIGMSSAFAESSLAQVYKVRDPNGMFRGGPAYYIKRGLKAPWLAIIFAFTLIFTFGFAFNAVQANSIVEATRNAWEWDAHYVGIVLVVLTGIIIFGGVKRIGQVSAKVVPTMALFYLIMAVIILGMNIERVPQVFNHIIDSAFDFSAMASGLFGGLFSQAMILGIKRGLFSNEAGMGSAPNSAATSDAKHPASQGLIQMLGVFVDTIVVCSCTAIIILMSNDYGGESLRGVSLTQKALEFHVGEFGLHFLAFILLLFCFTSIIGNYAYAENNVRYIRNKPLVILLFRLVVLFFVYFGSVREGGIVWAFADTVMASMALINLVTIILLSPIVWIILKDYQKQVKAGVEQPVFKIEAHPDLIRRGVDPLVWKSKD, from the coding sequence ATGGATTCATTTGTTTCATTATTTGAAAATATTATTACCTGGATTGTGAATACGGTTGATCAACCCTTATGGGATCTGACGGTCATCATGTTGCTGGTTGTTGGGTTCTTTTTTACTATAACGACCGGTTTGGTGCAGCTACGTTTATTGCCGCGCAGCTTGTGTGAAATGTGGTCAGGGCGGAAAGCGGAAGGGGAGTCGTTAACCCCTTTCCAAGCATTTACCACTGGTTTGGCAAGTCGTGTCGGTGTAGGTAATATTGGCGGTGTGGCGACAGCGATTGCATTGGGTGGGCCAGGTGCTGTTTTTTGGATGTGGATCACTGCAATTATTGGTATGAGTAGCGCGTTTGCCGAATCTTCTTTAGCTCAGGTATATAAAGTTCGTGATCCAAACGGGATGTTTCGTGGTGGACCCGCGTATTATATTAAACGCGGTTTAAAAGCGCCTTGGTTGGCGATCATTTTTGCATTTACTTTAATTTTTACTTTCGGTTTCGCATTTAATGCAGTTCAAGCTAATTCTATCGTAGAGGCGACCCGTAATGCTTGGGAATGGGATGCGCATTATGTCGGGATCGTATTGGTTGTGCTGACTGGGATTATTATTTTTGGCGGTGTGAAACGTATTGGGCAAGTTTCGGCAAAAGTAGTACCGACCATGGCGTTATTTTATTTGATTATGGCGGTGATTATTCTTGGTATGAATATTGAACGCGTGCCGCAAGTATTCAATCATATTATTGATAGTGCGTTTGATTTTTCCGCTATGGCAAGTGGGTTGTTTGGTGGGTTATTTTCACAAGCGATGATTTTAGGGATTAAACGGGGCTTATTTTCCAACGAAGCAGGGATGGGTTCTGCGCCGAATTCTGCGGCAACATCAGATGCTAAACATCCGGCAAGTCAGGGCTTAATTCAAATGCTTGGTGTGTTTGTGGATACGATCGTGGTGTGTAGTTGTACCGCAATTATTATTTTAATGTCAAACGATTATGGTGGCGAAAGCTTACGTGGCGTGTCTTTAACGCAAAAAGCGCTAGAGTTTCATGTGGGTGAATTTGGTTTGCATTTCCTCGCGTTTATTTTATTGCTGTTTTGCTTTACTTCTATTATTGGTAATTATGCCTATGCGGAAAATAATGTGCGGTATATCCGTAACAAACCGCTTGTGATTTTGCTTTTCCGTCTTGTCGTCTTGTTTTTTGTGTATTTCGGTTCGGTACGCGAGGGGGGAATTGTCTGGGCATTTGCCGATACGGTCATGGCGTCGATGGCATTGATTAACTTGGTGACAATTATCTTATTATCGCCTATTGTGTGGATTATTTTGAAAGATTATCAAAAACAAGTTAAAGCAGGTGTCGAGCAGCCGGTGTTTAAGATTGAAGCACATCCGGATCTTATCCGTCGAGGTGTTGATCCGCTGGTTTGGAAATCAAAAGATTAA
- a CDS encoding Glutaredoxin-related protein: protein MAKPILYFAHWCPDTPPFVAELKRLGIDYEEREMTTGGANLKAFLKLRDSHPAFESVKANGYIGVPALVDGDKVILDLTELEDILAK from the coding sequence ATGGCAAAACCTATTTTATATTTTGCTCACTGGTGTCCGGATACACCGCCTTTTGTTGCTGAATTAAAACGTCTTGGTATTGATTACGAAGAACGCGAAATGACAACAGGCGGCGCAAATTTAAAAGCTTTTTTAAAACTGCGTGATAGCCATCCCGCTTTTGAGTCAGTTAAAGCAAATGGATATATTGGCGTGCCTGCTTTGGTTGATGGGGATAAGGTGATTTTGGATTTGACGGAGTTGGAAGATATTTTAGCGAAATAA
- the glyQ gene encoding glycyl-tRNA synthetase subunit alpha, whose amino-acid sequence MAHFLFNFLRMKNMTAKFNVKTFQGMILALQDYWATQGCTVVQPFDMEVGAGTSHPMTCLRALGPEPMAFAYVQPSRRPTDGRYGENPNRLQHYYQFQVVIKPSPDNIQELYLDSLKMLGFDPTQNDIRFVEDNWENPTLGAWGLGWEVWLNGMEVTQFTYFQQVGGLECKPVTGEITYGLERLAMYIQGVDSVYDLVWSDGPLGKTTYGDVFHQNEVEQSTYNFEYANTDFLFYCFDQYEKEAQELLALEKPLPLPAYERILKAAHSFNLLDARKAISVTERQRYILRIRTLTKGVAEAYYASREALGFPGCKK is encoded by the coding sequence ATGGCTCACTTTTTGTTTAACTTTTTAAGAATGAAGAATATGACAGCGAAATTTAATGTAAAAACCTTTCAAGGGATGATTTTGGCGCTTCAAGATTATTGGGCAACGCAAGGTTGTACCGTGGTACAACCCTTTGATATGGAAGTGGGGGCGGGTACATCTCACCCGATGACTTGTTTGCGTGCTTTAGGTCCGGAGCCGATGGCGTTTGCTTACGTTCAGCCTTCACGCCGTCCGACTGACGGTCGCTATGGCGAAAATCCGAACCGTTTACAACACTACTATCAATTCCAAGTGGTGATCAAACCGTCACCGGATAACATTCAAGAACTCTATTTAGACAGCCTGAAAATGTTAGGCTTCGACCCAACGCAAAACGACATTCGCTTTGTGGAAGACAACTGGGAAAACCCAACGTTAGGCGCGTGGGGCTTAGGTTGGGAAGTGTGGCTAAACGGGATGGAAGTCACTCAATTTACTTACTTCCAACAAGTGGGCGGTTTAGAGTGTAAACCAGTGACAGGCGAGATCACTTACGGTTTAGAGCGTTTAGCAATGTACATTCAAGGCGTGGATAGCGTGTACGATCTTGTTTGGTCGGACGGTCCGCTTGGCAAAACCACCTACGGTGATGTGTTCCACCAAAACGAAGTGGAACAATCGACTTACAACTTTGAATATGCGAATACGGATTTCTTATTCTACTGTTTCGATCAATACGAAAAAGAAGCGCAAGAATTATTGGCATTAGAAAAACCGTTACCGTTGCCAGCTTACGAGCGTATCTTAAAAGCGGCACACAGCTTTAACTTACTTGACGCACGCAAAGCGATCTCTGTCACCGAACGCCAACGCTACATTTTACGCATTCGTACCTTAACTAAAGGCGTGGCGGAAGCGTACTATGCAAGTCGTGAAGCGTTGGGGTTCCCGGGTTGTAAAAAATAA
- the dsbB gene encoding disulfide bond formation protein B gives MLSYLKTLSTKRIGWILLLLSVFALEGTALYFQHGMALAPCVMCIYERVALMGIGFSGFLGMLFPRFNVTRILALLIGLGSAIKGLTLALQHLDYQMNPGPWNQCSTVAEFPQTLPLDQWFPSIFQPYGSCSDNVWEFLGVSMVQWIVVMFAFYVVLFTLLLISQFKRSATNRTLFK, from the coding sequence ATGCTGAGTTATTTAAAAACGCTATCAACAAAAAGAATAGGATGGATACTACTACTGTTATCAGTATTCGCTTTGGAAGGCACTGCACTTTACTTTCAGCATGGTATGGCTTTAGCACCTTGCGTAATGTGCATTTATGAGCGCGTCGCGTTAATGGGGATTGGCTTTTCCGGTTTTCTCGGAATGTTATTCCCGCGTTTTAATGTCACCAGAATACTCGCATTATTAATCGGTTTGGGCAGTGCAATCAAAGGCTTAACTTTAGCCTTACAACATTTGGATTACCAAATGAATCCGGGTCCTTGGAACCAATGCTCTACGGTAGCGGAATTCCCGCAAACTTTACCGTTGGATCAATGGTTCCCATCCATCTTTCAACCTTATGGCTCTTGCAGCGATAACGTGTGGGAATTTTTAGGGGTATCAATGGTACAATGGATCGTGGTGATGTTTGCTTTTTACGTAGTGCTTTTCACATTGTTGTTAATCAGCCAATTCAAACGTAGTGCTACAAACCGTACTTTATTTAAATAA